A region from the Vicia villosa cultivar HV-30 ecotype Madison, WI linkage group LG3, Vvil1.0, whole genome shotgun sequence genome encodes:
- the LOC131593272 gene encoding aspartyl protease AED3-like has protein sequence MNEPKPHLNIMKLTLSLSLSLLFLFLSLVQGLNPKCDIQDHSSTLQVIHVFSPCSPFKPSKPLSFEESILQMQSKDQTRLQFLDSLVAKRSIVPIASGRQIIQSPTYIVRAKIGSPPQTLLLAMDTSNDAAWIPCTACDGCSSTLFAPEKSTTFKNVTCDAPQCKQVPNPSCGVSSCNFNLTYGSSTIASNLVQDTVTLATDPIPSYTFGCVSKSTGTSAPPQGLLGLGRGPLSLLSQTQNLYQSTFSYCLPSFKSLNYSGSLRLGPSAQPKRIKFTPLLKNPRRSSLYYVNLEAIRVGRRVVDIPPTALAFNPSTGAGTIFDSGTVFTRLVAPAYMAVRDEFRRRVGPNLTVTTLGGFDTCYNVPIVVPTITFMFTGMNVTLPEDNILIHSTAGSTTCLAMASAPDNVNSVLNVIANMQQQNHRLLFDVPNSRIGVARELCT, from the exons ATGAATGAACCAAAACCTCACCTTAACATCATGAAACTCACACTCTCACTCTCACTCTCACTCTTGTTCCTATTCCTCTCCTTAGTCCAAGGACTAAACCCTAAATGTGACATCCAAGACCATAGCTCAACCCTCCAAGTGATCCATGTATTCAGTCCATGTTCCCCATTCAAGCCATCAAAGCCACTCTCATTTGAAGAAAGCATCCTCCAAATGCAATCAAAAGACCAAACTAGACTTCAATTTCTTGATAGTTTGGTAGCTAAGAGATCCATTGTGCCTATTGCTTCTGGTAGACAGATCATACAAAGTCCAACTTATATTGTTAGGGCTAAAATTGGTAGTCCACCTCAAACATTGCTTTTGGCTATGGATACTAGTAATGATGCTGCTTGGATTCCTTGTACTGCTTGTGATGGTTGCTCTTCCACTTTGTTTGCTCCTGAAAAATCAACCACTTTTAAGAATGTTACTTGTGATGCTCctcaatgcaaacag gtaCCAAACCCTAGTTGTGGTGTGAGTTCATGCAACTTTAACCTAACCTATGGTAGTTCCACTATTGCATCCAACTTGGTCCAAGACACTGTTACCTTAGCCACTGACCCAATTCCTAGTTACACCTTTGGTTGTGTTTCAAAATCCACTGGAACTTCAGCCCCACCACAAGGTCTATTGGGCTTGGGCCGAGGCCCATTATCACTTTTATCTCAAACCCAAAATCTCTATCAGTCCACATTCTCTTACTGCTTGCCAAGCTTCAAGTCTCTTAATTACTCTGGATCTTTAAGACTTGGGCCTAGTGCTCAGCCCAAGAGGATCAAGTTTACCCCTCTTCTCAAGAATCCTAGAAGATCATCACTCTATTATGTTAACTTGGAAGCCATTAGGGTTGGCCGGAGAGTCGTCGATATTCCTCCGACCGCATTGGCATTCAATCCGTCCACCGGAGCTGGTACCATCTTTGATTCCG GTACCGTATTCACCCGACTAGTTGCACCAGCCTATATGGCAGTCCGAGACGAGTTTCGTCGAAGAGTTGGGCCAAATCTCACTGTGACAACCCTAGGAGGGTTTGACACATGCTACAATGTGCCAATAGTTGTACCCACAATAACGTTCATGTTCACGGGCATGAACGTAACACTACCGGAAGACAACATTCTTATACATAGTACCGCCGGGAGCACCACATGCTTGGCCATGGCATCCGCACCCGATAATGTGAACTCGGTCTTGAATGTCATAGCCAACATGCAACAACAAAACCATCGACTCCTCTTCGACGTCCCCAATTCTAGGATTGGAGTTGCTCGTGAGCTATGTACTTAA